One genomic window of candidate division WOR-3 bacterium includes the following:
- a CDS encoding AAA family ATPase, whose amino-acid sequence MPGFIAQKYSEGVKSGFFEAAVLFTDISGFTEMTSKLMGRGKEGIEILTLTINEVFSPAISVVRTSGGFISVFGGDAFYAIFGSENANFRENAIYAGQRIAQIFREQGLKKTKGGTFSLSVKTGISIGEIQWGIIENPRQNSYYFKGNPVDLAAQAQNHCPKNSVSIDKSLKRSLKNFKFKKIRPLAYAPLFTINTPRVSQTTKNCSEQVSKLFFPSNLLERNLMGEFREVASVFMSFMDTELVKDNISRVIDLVHETGGYFNRISYGDKGGFLLVFYGAPEGREMLCERAVKMSLSASEIPRFLICTGISFGMCFSGFSGSEKRAEYTCQGEKVNLAARLMSYKSEYLPPQPRILVENSIFQKLKDAYIFDKIGESVLKGFKDPMPIFSLRGEEKKKIPGTDKSGFVGRGHQLSKNLKMLEENLNKNHFGGIVKIEGEAGVGKSFFVSEIKEKTSYMQWISISCDQIYRYSLNPLKQFLGDFFIFDQTQSNEDKISSMKGKIESLFSGKDAFSIFEMEKMLYIFSDFLGIKSKSSPYGDLDLKNKKAELFYFIKSIIKKMSLRSPLVIFIDDIHWIDTDTLEFIKTLCRNVENYPFAVILTSRPSVDGNRIDLFEEEDCKNIKHHFIHLGPLSQEDSYDLIKKFLKQKNIPGSTLEFVQKKSEGNPFYIKQTLSFLLENNLLDENFRISYGSAFIPSGIRAILVSRFDKFNEDLKQTVVKASVLGFEFQLETLKKMNLENDLVKLLTDGEKNGIWSPSKKGFYEFSHSLIRETVYEMQLLTERRKLHLQAATIYEDLEKDQSAKYTSIIAYHYDLAEDRDNAPKYLKKALELAEKAFSNSDSLRFCEALDKYLPGGSEKIRNCLRRVQLLKLTGSLKRAEVLAEKTIVESEKEDLPDLTIKCLLALSEISLKRFEFEKSFEALKKSEKIQTVDENLKAYIHEVFGIYFHGINNEEKALPHFKRALSFYRRTKNKSGEAKVLSNIAILCGREIGFSNVLTYLFDAQKIAEETGNLYDLEIIYSSIALTYTELYLELEKSLEFYHKAIEISQKIGNKSTLMNNINNMANVYLAVYQHTKAEQLYRDSLDLALETGRSQGIFNSLMNLSILYKDLGDFDRCVEHIEKAESLLSLEYNRDLLKDVFTLKTEVLSLKGDFVKAEKNLDRIKDIEAETQSEDNLEELALLKMRISFLKNPDQETVKAMISSAKKINSLSSRARAFYSIWESTKSKDSAEEALKLYNEIIEMPPDVYQNFKSAEYLKIRNELERFLGKFTRPQEN is encoded by the coding sequence ATGCCTGGTTTCATTGCCCAGAAATATTCCGAAGGAGTAAAATCCGGATTTTTTGAAGCGGCAGTCCTTTTTACCGACATATCAGGTTTCACAGAGATGACGTCAAAATTGATGGGCAGGGGCAAAGAAGGAATTGAAATACTCACCCTTACAATAAATGAAGTCTTCTCCCCCGCAATTTCAGTTGTCAGGACTTCAGGAGGATTTATTTCAGTTTTCGGAGGAGATGCATTTTACGCGATTTTTGGGTCGGAAAACGCAAATTTCCGTGAAAACGCAATATACGCAGGTCAAAGAATTGCTCAGATTTTCAGAGAACAAGGATTAAAAAAAACAAAGGGAGGGACTTTCTCCCTTTCCGTGAAAACAGGCATCTCCATTGGAGAAATTCAATGGGGTATAATAGAAAATCCTAGACAAAACTCCTACTACTTCAAAGGCAATCCAGTCGATCTTGCCGCTCAAGCTCAAAATCATTGCCCGAAGAATTCTGTATCAATTGACAAATCATTGAAACGTAGCCTTAAAAACTTTAAATTCAAAAAAATCAGACCTTTAGCTTACGCACCGCTTTTTACTATTAACACTCCCCGGGTATCACAAACCACTAAAAACTGTTCGGAACAGGTTTCAAAACTTTTCTTCCCCTCAAATCTGCTTGAAAGAAATCTGATGGGAGAATTCAGAGAAGTGGCAAGCGTTTTTATGTCGTTTATGGATACAGAGCTTGTAAAAGACAATATCTCAAGAGTAATAGACCTGGTTCACGAAACAGGAGGATATTTCAACAGGATAAGCTACGGAGACAAAGGAGGGTTTCTGCTCGTTTTCTACGGAGCTCCTGAAGGTAGAGAAATGCTCTGCGAAAGAGCTGTAAAGATGTCTCTTTCCGCTTCAGAAATTCCCCGTTTTTTGATTTGTACAGGCATATCTTTCGGCATGTGTTTCTCTGGATTTTCCGGAAGCGAAAAAAGAGCTGAATATACCTGTCAGGGTGAAAAGGTAAACCTCGCCGCGAGGCTGATGAGCTATAAATCCGAATACCTCCCGCCCCAGCCAAGAATACTGGTAGAAAATTCGATCTTTCAAAAACTGAAAGACGCGTACATTTTCGATAAAATCGGCGAATCGGTTTTGAAAGGGTTCAAAGACCCGATGCCAATATTTTCCTTGAGGGGTGAGGAAAAAAAGAAAATACCTGGAACTGATAAATCCGGATTTGTTGGAAGAGGACATCAACTATCAAAAAACCTGAAAATGCTCGAAGAAAATTTAAACAAAAACCATTTCGGGGGAATTGTCAAAATCGAGGGAGAAGCCGGCGTAGGAAAGAGTTTTTTCGTTTCTGAAATAAAGGAAAAGACCTCCTATATGCAATGGATTTCGATTTCTTGCGATCAAATTTACAGGTATTCGCTAAATCCGCTTAAACAGTTTTTGGGAGATTTTTTCATTTTCGACCAGACTCAATCCAACGAAGATAAAATATCGTCCATGAAAGGTAAAATAGAAAGTTTGTTTTCAGGCAAAGACGCTTTCAGCATATTTGAGATGGAAAAAATGCTCTATATTTTTTCTGATTTTCTGGGCATAAAATCCAAATCTTCCCCTTACGGGGATTTAGACTTAAAAAACAAAAAAGCCGAACTTTTCTATTTCATTAAATCAATCATAAAAAAAATGTCTTTACGTTCGCCACTTGTAATTTTCATCGACGACATCCATTGGATAGACACCGATACTCTTGAATTCATAAAAACACTCTGCAGAAATGTCGAAAATTACCCTTTCGCGGTTATCCTGACATCGAGGCCTTCGGTCGACGGCAACAGAATCGATTTATTTGAAGAGGAAGACTGCAAAAACATAAAACACCATTTCATTCACCTCGGACCGTTGAGCCAGGAAGATTCTTACGATCTGATAAAAAAATTTCTCAAACAAAAAAACATTCCTGGGTCTACACTCGAATTTGTCCAAAAAAAATCCGAAGGCAATCCTTTTTACATCAAACAGACTTTGAGCTTTCTCCTCGAGAACAATCTGCTCGATGAAAACTTCAGAATATCATACGGATCTGCCTTCATCCCTTCCGGAATCAGAGCTATATTGGTTTCGAGGTTTGACAAGTTCAATGAAGACCTAAAACAAACCGTAGTAAAAGCCTCTGTCCTCGGATTTGAATTTCAACTGGAGACGCTAAAAAAAATGAATCTGGAAAATGACCTGGTGAAATTGCTCACCGATGGTGAAAAAAACGGAATTTGGTCACCATCCAAAAAAGGTTTTTACGAATTCAGCCACTCTCTCATCAGAGAAACAGTATATGAAATGCAGCTTTTGACCGAGAGAAGAAAGTTGCACCTACAAGCGGCGACTATATATGAAGATTTAGAAAAGGATCAATCGGCTAAATACACGAGTATAATAGCCTACCATTACGACCTTGCTGAAGACAGGGATAATGCTCCCAAGTATTTAAAAAAAGCTCTGGAACTCGCCGAAAAGGCTTTCTCCAACTCCGATTCTCTAAGGTTTTGCGAAGCTCTCGACAAGTACCTTCCCGGCGGAAGTGAGAAAATACGGAATTGTTTGAGAAGAGTACAACTCTTGAAGCTTACGGGAAGCCTTAAAAGAGCCGAAGTTTTAGCTGAAAAAACGATCGTTGAAAGCGAAAAGGAAGATTTGCCGGATTTGACCATAAAGTGTCTTCTGGCGCTTTCGGAAATATCTCTGAAAAGATTCGAATTCGAAAAATCCTTTGAAGCTCTAAAAAAATCGGAAAAAATCCAAACCGTGGACGAAAACCTGAAAGCTTACATACATGAAGTTTTCGGAATTTATTTTCATGGAATTAACAACGAAGAAAAAGCTCTGCCGCACTTCAAAAGAGCTCTGAGCTTTTACAGAAGAACTAAAAACAAATCCGGCGAAGCAAAGGTTTTATCGAACATAGCCATACTGTGCGGCAGAGAAATCGGTTTTTCAAACGTTTTGACGTATCTTTTTGACGCCCAAAAAATTGCTGAAGAAACTGGAAATCTTTACGACCTTGAAATCATCTATTCGAGCATTGCCCTGACTTACACGGAATTGTATCTCGAACTGGAAAAAAGTTTAGAATTTTACCACAAAGCGATTGAAATCTCCCAAAAAATCGGAAACAAATCAACTCTTATGAACAACATAAACAACATGGCCAATGTTTACCTTGCTGTCTATCAACATACAAAAGCCGAACAATTGTACAGGGATTCACTGGATTTAGCTCTTGAAACAGGGCGCAGTCAGGGGATTTTCAACTCTCTTATGAACCTCTCAATTTTATACAAAGATTTGGGCGATTTTGACAGGTGCGTCGAACACATCGAAAAAGCTGAGTCATTGCTCAGTTTAGAATACAACAGAGACTTGTTGAAGGATGTTTTTACGCTGAAAACAGAGGTTTTATCCTTAAAGGGAGATTTCGTGAAAGCAGAAAA